A region of Anolis sagrei isolate rAnoSag1 chromosome 2, rAnoSag1.mat, whole genome shotgun sequence DNA encodes the following proteins:
- the LOC132765433 gene encoding taste receptor type 2 member 10-like, which translates to MPISEIILLIIFGIVSFIGILGSGFILVVNGHKCFQSRKMTTYDFLLTSLSTSRFIMQLGLLIYYILYFTLKINSRLFLDYLIFFSWMFFDMISHWCATWLNVFYCVKVANVANPIFLWLKARINVLVPRLLGLSIAIFMVTCLPSLVDYFGHTKWCNLTETLLENASQGGVCSTPDSFFIPIQLSFYVINSCLSTISIILLLISLWRHTRNLKKSGVGVKDLNTQVHIKVMAFLLFWFLFNFVDFVALLVYSGLAIWTDDGTVHDLHIGIWLSVFPSAHSIILILNNPKMKEMYICIIKKMYAHIISIGHSTS; encoded by the coding sequence ATGCCTATATCTGAAATCATTTTATTAATCATTTTTGGAATTGTGTCTTTTATTGGTATTTTgggaagtggattcattctagtTGTGAATGGACACAAATGCTTCCAAAGCAGGAAGATGACCACTTATGATTTCCTTCTGACCAGCCTGAGTACCTCCAGGTTTATCATGCAGTTGGGTCTTCTGATATACTACATTTTGTACTTCACTCTAAAGATTAATTCACGTCTTTTCTTAGATtatcttattttcttttcctggATGTTTTTCGACATGATCAGCCACTGGTGTGCCACATGGCTCAATGTTTTCTATTGTGTAAAGGTCGCCAACGTTGCCAACCCCATCTTCCTCTGGCTGAAAGCAAGGATCAATGTGCTTGTACCTAGGCTGCTTGGACTGTCAATAGCCATTTTCATGGTCACTTGTCTTCCTTCACTTGTTGATTATTTTGGACACACAAAGTGGTGCAATCTGACAGAGACTCTGCTGGAGAATGCCAGCCAAGGAGGGGTTTGTAGCACTCCTGACTCTTTTTTTATTCCCATTCAACTTTCTTTTTATGTCATAAATTCGTGCCTAAGCACGATTTCAATCATTCTTTTGCTTATCTCTCTGTGGAGACACACAAGAAATCTCAAGAAAAGTGGTGTTGGTGTTAAGGACCTCAACACTCAGGTCCACATTAAAGTCATGGCCTTTTTGTTGTTCTGGTTCCTTTTCAACTTTGTAGATTTCGTTGCTCTGCTAGTATATTCTGGTCTTGCCATTTGGACAGATGATGGGACAGTTCATGATCTGCATATTGGTATCTGGTTGTCTGTGTTTCCTTCTGCACAttctattatattaatattaaacaaTCCTAAAATGAAAGAAATGTATATTTGCATCATAAAAAAAATGTATGCTCATATCATAAGCATTGGACACAGCacttcctaa